A stretch of the Chitinophagaceae bacterium genome encodes the following:
- a CDS encoding gliding motility-associated C-terminal domain-containing protein: MRQHLASIRTGYVFLMAALCLFPCFAFASHIIGGELSYECNGNNSYQVTLKVYRDCYNGQAPYDNPTYIFIYDNTTNQLYTSLSITFPGSDQLPNSTGDPCLIVPPNICVEEAIFTKQVNLPPTVGGYRMIYQRCCRNSTIANIVDPANTGGTYEATIPGSALAVCNSSPYFVNFPPTIICINTPFVFDHSAVDPDGDDLVYELCYPYDGASSFNPQPTPGSPPVNYNNINFLAPYSYDNPMGGAPPMAIDPVTGELTVTPTAVGQYVVGVCVSEYRNGDLLSVHRRDFQFNVTNCNNASASINGGSNTVNSPALFNSCDGFTFYFPNNSNNATSYHWDFGVPGLTNDTSNLEVPVYTFPDTGIYVVTLIANPGSTCGDTAYGIVYVYPVLDGEFLFPNGCVIDSLQFTDQSTCGVGNINYWYWSFGTFGNSLEQNPVFAFDTTGTYYVQLIVGTDLGCLDTTFGFITIHEKPEATAYPDTIICSLDTIQLSGSGIGDYNWSPAYGLNSNTLQTPLASPNVNTHYDLTVTNQWGCSDTASVQINVYDTVIAFAGNDTTICPGDVLQLNGTGSVYFNWSPAAGLSDPTIPNPQAQPGASVTYVMTTFIGSCVDADTLQILVKPNPSIEANSDQTICIGDSAFLTACCGTVYSWNPFNSVDNPSAQSTFAHPTATTVYHLQASDSNSCPVIVHDSVIVYVIDPLPLIVTPDTIIYLGTSATLHAYGAQTYFWTPPDYLSDPYINNPVATPVETTVYTVNAITEEGCPLTATLKVGVIEDPLVVFPSAFTPNSDGLNDQFLPVVFGLFESESFKIFNRWGQMIFSSKDFKAGWDGTFEGKEEAMGTYVYLLSGKSLTTGKNYFLKGNVVLLR, translated from the coding sequence ATGCGTCAACATTTAGCATCCATTCGAACCGGGTATGTTTTCTTAATGGCTGCATTATGTTTGTTCCCGTGTTTTGCATTCGCTTCACACATTATCGGAGGAGAACTTTCTTATGAATGTAATGGAAATAACAGTTATCAGGTTACCTTGAAAGTTTACCGCGATTGTTACAACGGACAGGCTCCATACGACAATCCGACTTACATTTTTATTTACGATAATACAACGAATCAACTTTATACTTCCCTGTCCATCACATTTCCGGGTTCAGATCAATTGCCAAACAGTACAGGCGACCCTTGTTTAATTGTTCCACCTAATATTTGTGTGGAAGAAGCGATTTTTACCAAGCAGGTTAACCTGCCACCTACCGTTGGCGGCTACAGAATGATTTACCAGCGTTGCTGTCGCAATTCCACGATCGCGAATATTGTTGATCCTGCAAATACCGGTGGAACCTATGAAGCAACCATTCCTGGATCAGCGCTGGCGGTTTGTAACAGCAGTCCTTACTTTGTAAATTTTCCACCCACTATTATTTGTATCAATACACCTTTTGTTTTCGATCATTCTGCAGTTGATCCGGATGGCGACGACCTGGTGTATGAATTATGTTATCCTTATGATGGTGCAAGTTCTTTTAATCCGCAACCTACGCCGGGCAGTCCGCCTGTTAACTATAACAACATAAATTTTCTTGCTCCTTATTCCTACGATAACCCAATGGGAGGCGCTCCGCCAATGGCCATTGATCCGGTAACAGGTGAATTAACAGTAACACCTACAGCGGTAGGGCAATATGTGGTGGGAGTTTGTGTGAGTGAATACCGTAACGGAGATTTATTATCTGTTCACCGGCGCGATTTTCAATTTAATGTGACCAATTGCAACAATGCGTCTGCTTCTATCAATGGCGGTAGTAATACGGTGAACAGCCCGGCGCTTTTCAATTCGTGCGATGGATTTACTTTTTACTTTCCGAATAATTCAAACAATGCAACTTCCTATCATTGGGATTTCGGAGTACCCGGACTTACGAATGATACCTCTAATCTTGAAGTGCCTGTATATACTTTTCCGGATACGGGAATTTATGTAGTGACATTGATTGCAAATCCCGGTTCTACATGTGGAGATACAGCATATGGAATTGTGTATGTCTATCCTGTTTTAGATGGGGAGTTTTTATTTCCGAATGGTTGTGTGATTGATTCACTCCAATTTACTGATCAGTCAACCTGTGGTGTTGGTAATATAAATTACTGGTACTGGAGTTTTGGAACATTTGGAAATTCATTGGAGCAAAATCCTGTTTTTGCATTCGACACCACCGGTACGTATTATGTACAATTGATTGTAGGAACAGACCTCGGGTGCCTCGATACAACATTTGGTTTCATTACTATTCATGAAAAACCGGAAGCAACGGCTTATCCGGATACGATTATTTGTTCGCTGGATACTATTCAGTTGTCAGGGTCGGGTATTGGAGATTACAACTGGAGTCCAGCATACGGTTTGAACAGCAATACTTTGCAGACGCCATTGGCCAGCCCGAATGTGAACACACATTATGATCTCACAGTAACTAATCAGTGGGGTTGCAGTGATACGGCTAGTGTGCAAATTAATGTATATGATACCGTGATTGCTTTTGCAGGAAATGATACCACCATTTGTCCTGGTGACGTTTTGCAATTAAATGGTACCGGAAGTGTGTATTTCAACTGGTCACCGGCCGCAGGATTATCTGATCCCACTATTCCGAATCCGCAGGCACAACCGGGCGCTTCCGTCACGTATGTTATGACTACATTCATTGGTTCGTGTGTTGATGCTGATACTCTTCAGATACTTGTGAAACCCAATCCTTCTATTGAGGCAAATTCAGATCAAACCATTTGTATTGGTGACAGCGCATTCTTAACTGCATGCTGCGGAACAGTTTATTCCTGGAATCCTTTTAACTCAGTGGATAATCCTTCCGCTCAAAGCACATTTGCGCATCCTACAGCTACAACTGTATATCACTTGCAGGCTTCTGATTCCAATAGTTGTCCGGTTATAGTGCATGATTCTGTCATCGTTTATGTAATTGACCCATTGCCTTTGATTGTTACTCCGGATACCATTATATACTTAGGAACTTCTGCCACGCTTCATGCATATGGCGCTCAGACATATTTCTGGACACCTCCGGATTATTTAAGTGATCCTTATATCAATAATCCGGTGGCTACTCCGGTTGAGACAACAGTATATACCGTTAATGCGATTACGGAGGAAGGCTGTCCGTTAACTGCTACTTTAAAAGTTGGAGTAATTGAAGATCCATTGGTGGTTTTTCCAAGTGCATTTACGCCTAACAGCGACGGATTGAATGATCAGTTTTTACCTGTTGTGTTCGGATTATTTGAATCTGAAAGTTTTAAAATTTTCAACAGGTGGGGTCAAATGATATTTTCTTCCAAAGATTTTAAGGCGGGTTGGGATGGCACTTTTGAAGGAAAAGAGGAAGCTATGGGAACATATGTTTACTTATTGTCCGGAAAGTCCCTGACAACGGGCAAAAATTACTTTCTAAAAGGAAATGTTGTATTATTACGTTGA
- a CDS encoding gliding motility-associated C-terminal domain-containing protein: protein MKKCLRFFLCVAIVTLQPIFSKASHIVGGEMTYECLGNNEYLITLKVYRDCFNGAAGYDDPTNVFVFDGNGNIVATLPIPFPGSDTLPNNTGNPCLVVPPGICVEEAIFQYNVFLDPSPGGYSMVYQRCCRNYSIDNIASPDNTGASYLGHIPDPDLAECNSSPYFKNFPPPIICLTEPLIFDHSAIDPDGDSLVYMICDPYIGGSSLNPIPNPALPPPYSFVTFVLPYSSSNPMGGSPSLAINSATGELTVTPTTTGQFVVGICVSEYRNGQFLDEHKRDFQFNVAQCIGPQASIDGEANTVDNPAVFNTCQTYTFNFPNNSSNATSYFWDFGVLTSSTDTSSAINPTFTFPDTGLYHIILYVNPGSTCADTAYGDVYVYPFFTAAISAPDGCVGQPVQFSDNSTTTFTTVSDWLWSFGTGDTSNLQNPAYVFDEVGTYTVTLIASNEAGCTDTISDVIIIFPSPTINAIPDDTIICKLDQIQLNAAATGANNFNWEPNYNLSNPNISNPLAGPDVTVTYTVSISNSYGCVAMDSVHVEVYDTVIAHAGSDTTICPGGSVQLNGSGGINFLWAPPTGLSSTSVYNPIASPASTTSYIFSTSVGSCAAKDTVIVYVKPFPTIVAGPDVSICQYQSVQISASGGTSYSWSPSGTLDNAALESPTATPLVTTTYTVSGTNANACPFVGQDSLTVSIIPIPPIFITEDTTIILGTYTVLSVTGGASYVWVPSTGLDDPTSPTPVASPTETTTYVVYITTADGCPTTDSVTITIVLDPLVEFPTAFSPNGDDKNNYFRPLILGLAHLDEFRIFNRWGQEVFAISNVNVIGGPLPENLSWDGTYKGEVQPVGVYVYYLKGVASATGLTIAKQGNLTLVR, encoded by the coding sequence ATGAAAAAATGTTTACGCTTTTTCCTATGTGTAGCCATTGTTACCCTGCAACCGATTTTCTCCAAAGCCTCGCATATTGTAGGTGGTGAAATGACTTATGAATGTCTGGGGAATAATGAATACCTGATCACTCTTAAAGTTTACCGTGATTGCTTTAACGGTGCTGCAGGATACGATGATCCGACTAATGTTTTCGTTTTTGATGGTAACGGGAACATTGTTGCAACACTTCCTATTCCTTTTCCCGGTTCAGATACTTTACCAAATAACACGGGCAATCCATGCTTAGTGGTACCACCCGGAATTTGTGTAGAAGAAGCAATATTTCAATACAATGTATTCCTGGATCCTTCACCCGGCGGCTACTCTATGGTCTATCAGCGTTGCTGCAGGAATTATTCCATAGACAATATCGCCAGTCCTGATAATACCGGAGCTTCCTATCTCGGTCACATTCCCGATCCTGATTTAGCTGAATGCAATAGCAGTCCTTACTTTAAAAATTTTCCGCCACCTATAATTTGTTTAACTGAACCATTGATATTTGATCACTCTGCAATAGATCCGGATGGCGATTCGCTGGTTTATATGATCTGCGATCCGTATATCGGAGGAAGTTCCTTAAATCCAATACCCAATCCGGCATTACCTCCTCCTTATTCTTTTGTAACATTTGTGTTGCCTTACTCTTCATCGAATCCAATGGGTGGATCGCCTTCATTGGCTATAAATTCTGCCACAGGAGAATTGACAGTTACGCCTACCACCACAGGTCAGTTTGTAGTCGGCATCTGTGTTTCTGAATACCGCAACGGACAATTTCTTGATGAACACAAGCGCGATTTCCAGTTTAATGTAGCGCAGTGCATTGGCCCGCAGGCTTCTATTGATGGAGAAGCGAATACAGTCGATAATCCGGCAGTTTTCAATACCTGCCAGACGTATACTTTTAATTTCCCTAACAATTCTTCAAATGCCACTAGTTATTTCTGGGATTTCGGAGTTTTGACTTCTTCAACTGACACCAGTTCAGCTATCAATCCAACCTTTACCTTTCCGGATACAGGACTCTACCACATCATACTGTATGTAAATCCGGGAAGTACCTGTGCAGACACTGCTTATGGAGATGTGTATGTGTATCCATTTTTTACGGCCGCCATTTCAGCTCCGGATGGTTGTGTTGGGCAACCGGTTCAGTTCAGCGATAATTCCACTACCACTTTTACTACAGTCAGTGACTGGCTATGGTCGTTTGGAACCGGTGACACCTCAAATTTGCAAAACCCTGCTTACGTATTCGATGAAGTGGGAACTTACACTGTAACATTGATTGCAAGTAATGAAGCAGGTTGCACCGATACCATTTCTGATGTGATTATTATTTTCCCTAGTCCCACCATCAATGCAATACCTGATGATACCATCATTTGCAAACTGGACCAGATTCAATTGAATGCTGCGGCAACCGGAGCAAACAATTTTAACTGGGAACCAAATTACAACCTGAGCAACCCGAATATTTCAAATCCGTTGGCCGGTCCTGATGTTACAGTCACTTACACGGTTTCAATCTCCAACAGTTATGGTTGTGTTGCAATGGACAGTGTGCATGTGGAAGTATATGATACCGTAATTGCCCATGCCGGAAGTGACACTACTATTTGTCCCGGCGGTTCTGTGCAGCTAAATGGTTCGGGAGGAATTAATTTTTTGTGGGCGCCACCCACAGGATTAAGTTCCACTTCAGTCTATAATCCAATTGCATCACCTGCTTCCACTACCAGTTATATTTTTTCTACCTCGGTGGGTTCCTGTGCTGCAAAAGATACGGTGATAGTTTACGTAAAACCGTTTCCAACTATTGTTGCTGGTCCTGATGTGAGCATTTGCCAGTATCAAAGTGTTCAGATTTCAGCTTCGGGAGGAACGTCTTATTCGTGGTCTCCTTCGGGCACTTTGGATAACGCCGCTTTAGAAAGTCCGACTGCTACACCATTGGTTACCACTACTTATACCGTATCCGGAACCAATGCAAATGCCTGTCCCTTTGTAGGACAGGACAGTTTAACCGTAAGCATCATTCCAATTCCCCCGATTTTTATTACAGAAGACACAACCATCATCTTAGGAACGTACACTGTGCTTTCAGTAACCGGCGGTGCTTCCTATGTTTGGGTACCTTCAACAGGATTAGATGATCCGACAAGCCCGACACCTGTTGCATCTCCTACAGAAACTACTACCTATGTGGTTTATATTACTACTGCGGATGGTTGTCCGACTACTGATAGTGTTACCATTACTATTGTGTTGGATCCGCTGGTAGAATTCCCGACTGCGTTTTCTCCCAATGGTGATGACAAGAATAATTATTTCCGTCCTCTGATTCTTGGTCTCGCACATCTTGATGAGTTCAGAATATTTAATCGTTGGGGACAAGAAGTTTTTGCCATCAGCAATGTGAATGTAATCGGAGGACCGCTGCCTGAAAATCTCAGTTGGGACGGAACTTACAAAGGAGAAGTTCAGCCTGTAGGCGTGTATGTTTATTATCTGAAAGGAGTAGCATCAGCTACCGGACTCACGATCGCGAAACAAGGCAATCTTACATTGGTTAGATAA
- a CDS encoding site-specific integrase, with the protein MEQIKKILFSPPVLHKGKRWNLVVFATLPTGTTLRLKTCGGINRGNTTEEKEKKAAAFLKKFKPERDLFTGVNNDSYQAKLDYYIKQYIENHKYFWKPRTRDTYLPILRRFNKWCKKNKILVKLLSDDQANLFMSEAVGSLHRTTHNLYKTSLQTFYKTFRKRDNPFETVIKFAECKTPQRAFSNLELNRVLNYFHEKDPQLFLFAYFILFTFLRVEETRTLRVGDIDFNENIIRLRFENSKTNRNRFHALTPDILDHMDQIRKSALNFYVFGSNGEPGATMRGRNHFGELARKLLDECGFDSHYSLYSFRHTGAILLYKQCHDVRIVQQAMQHTNYGTTEKYLRN; encoded by the coding sequence ATGGAACAGATAAAAAAAATTTTGTTTTCGCCACCCGTTTTACATAAAGGAAAGAGGTGGAATTTAGTAGTATTTGCTACCCTGCCCACGGGAACAACTCTACGGCTTAAGACCTGCGGGGGCATCAACCGAGGCAATACCACTGAGGAAAAAGAAAAGAAGGCAGCTGCCTTCTTGAAAAAATTTAAACCGGAAAGAGATCTCTTTACCGGTGTAAACAATGATAGCTATCAAGCGAAGCTTGACTATTATATTAAACAATACATCGAGAACCATAAATACTTCTGGAAACCACGCACCAGGGACACATATTTGCCAATTCTTCGAAGATTCAACAAGTGGTGCAAAAAAAATAAAATTCTGGTAAAACTTCTGAGCGATGATCAGGCAAATTTATTCATGAGTGAAGCTGTCGGATCATTACACCGCACTACTCATAACCTGTATAAAACAAGCCTTCAAACTTTCTACAAAACCTTCAGGAAGAGAGATAATCCTTTTGAAACAGTTATTAAGTTCGCTGAATGTAAAACACCACAGAGGGCCTTCTCTAATTTAGAACTTAATAGAGTACTCAACTATTTCCACGAAAAGGATCCACAGCTTTTCCTTTTTGCTTACTTCATACTGTTTACTTTTTTAAGAGTTGAGGAAACACGAACGCTTCGGGTAGGAGATATTGATTTCAATGAGAATATCATCAGGTTACGATTTGAGAACAGTAAAACAAACCGGAATAGATTTCATGCCCTTACACCGGATATATTAGATCACATGGATCAAATACGTAAGAGTGCATTGAATTTTTATGTGTTCGGCAGTAATGGCGAACCTGGAGCTACTATGAGGGGTAGAAATCATTTTGGTGAGCTGGCAAGAAAGCTGCTTGATGAATGTGGTTTTGATTCACATTATTCACTATACAGTTTCCGGCATACTGGGGCAATTTTACTATATAAACAATGCCATGATGTGAGGATTGTGCAACAAGCTATGCAGCATACTAATTATGGAACTACGGAAAAATATTTACGTAATTAA
- a CDS encoding killer suppression protein HigA yields the protein MKIEYSSNKLRKQLSTASEMKKGFGTNAKRLSNRLDDIIASPNLLILKQIPAANCHALVGDKEGQWAVTVTGNFRLIFSIANDPVPKKEDGTINLELVTELSLLEITDYH from the coding sequence ATGAAGATTGAATACAGCAGTAATAAACTCAGAAAACAATTAAGTACTGCTTCTGAGATGAAAAAAGGATTTGGAACTAATGCAAAAAGGCTTTCTAATAGATTAGACGACATTATTGCTTCTCCCAATCTTCTAATTTTAAAACAGATACCAGCTGCGAATTGCCATGCTTTAGTAGGTGATAAAGAAGGCCAATGGGCAGTGACTGTTACCGGTAACTTTCGTTTGATATTTTCAATAGCAAATGATCCCGTACCAAAGAAGGAGGATGGAACAATCAATCTTGAATTAGTAACTGAATTGTCCCTTTTGGAAATTACAGACTATCACTAA
- a CDS encoding ImmA/IrrE family metallo-endopeptidase, translating into MTKLRDERELLSKPGDTILETIEHLKMSQVELAERMGKTPPKINDITAGKEPITILTALQLEKVLGIDAQFWLNRETLYREKLSRIQEEEALELSLEWLKVQPRKHLKEYGYLKSDKIDYQTLNECLQFYGIASPIQWETFYVNNIVSTQFRKSGAYKVSVSSLIAWLRIGELEMKRLTLPAFNKEHFKESLKDIRKLVKIQPEDYAQQLKAIAFKAGVCIVFSICIPGAPVSGATRWIAGNPLIQITDRFKFNDEFWFTIFHEAGHVLLHGRKDIFIEDFIEANQDEEKEAQANDFANKVLLPYNIESEFENKFSESDIRRVAIKYDTHPAIVLYRLKELELVNYSFGNSLRYRITFVNLLRRGDHM; encoded by the coding sequence ATGACTAAATTAAGAGATGAACGCGAACTTCTTTCAAAACCTGGTGATACTATCCTGGAAACAATAGAGCATCTCAAGATGAGTCAAGTTGAATTAGCCGAAAGGATGGGGAAAACTCCTCCCAAGATTAATGATATAACTGCAGGAAAAGAACCAATTACAATATTGACAGCCCTTCAATTAGAAAAAGTTCTCGGAATTGACGCTCAGTTTTGGTTAAATCGTGAAACTCTTTACAGAGAGAAATTATCAAGAATTCAAGAAGAAGAAGCGTTAGAATTATCATTAGAATGGTTAAAGGTTCAACCCAGAAAGCATTTGAAAGAATATGGTTATCTTAAAAGTGATAAAATCGATTACCAAACTTTAAATGAATGTTTACAATTTTATGGAATAGCATCACCAATTCAATGGGAAACATTCTATGTGAACAATATTGTATCTACCCAATTTAGGAAAAGTGGTGCCTATAAAGTGTCAGTGAGTAGTTTAATAGCATGGTTAAGAATTGGAGAATTAGAAATGAAAAGACTTACTCTACCTGCCTTTAATAAAGAACATTTCAAAGAGTCTCTTAAAGATATTCGCAAACTTGTAAAAATTCAACCAGAAGATTACGCCCAGCAGTTAAAAGCCATTGCATTCAAAGCTGGAGTTTGTATCGTATTTTCTATATGCATACCCGGTGCACCTGTAAGCGGTGCTACTCGCTGGATTGCTGGAAATCCATTAATCCAAATAACAGACCGCTTTAAATTTAACGACGAATTCTGGTTTACAATTTTTCATGAAGCAGGGCATGTATTATTACATGGGAGGAAGGATATATTCATTGAAGATTTCATTGAAGCAAATCAGGATGAGGAAAAAGAAGCACAAGCTAATGATTTTGCAAACAAGGTTTTGTTACCTTATAATATTGAATCCGAATTTGAAAATAAATTTTCCGAAAGTGATATTCGTCGAGTTGCTATTAAGTATGATACACATCCTGCAATAGTTCTCTATCGGTTAAAAGAACTAGAACTAGTAAATTACTCATTTGGAAATTCACTTAGGTATAGAATCACATTTGTTAACTTATTAAGGCGAGGAGACCATATGTAA
- a CDS encoding sce7726 family protein, with protein MQLQSPLIRDINSLAKRYKTMNYYPELASLLKSAFPNESFSGYSKYELHKVLNKRLIENYRGEEILKHALFEMHERKQNVIGAFEIKVNNSRLDFLSINGHTTSFEIKSELDNLSKLKKQILDYMLVFEFNYVLIDHKHEKNAIALLPQNAGILIYKDSRSIILRKATLNNHILPKCQLDLLTKKELIMNFPDCDGVTTNILQAHSALEINSLFKKILKTRYRHRWDFLCKNSNAIFPIDVQFFFNTNIHPSIIYSN; from the coding sequence ATGCAGCTTCAAAGTCCGTTGATTAGAGATATTAATTCATTGGCAAAGAGATATAAGACAATGAATTATTACCCAGAGCTTGCATCACTGCTTAAAAGTGCATTTCCAAATGAATCCTTTTCAGGATATTCAAAGTATGAACTTCACAAAGTTTTGAATAAAAGACTAATAGAAAATTATCGAGGGGAAGAGATTCTAAAACATGCTCTATTTGAAATGCACGAAAGAAAACAGAATGTGATAGGCGCTTTTGAAATAAAAGTTAATAATAGTAGATTAGACTTTTTGTCAATTAATGGTCATACCACAAGCTTTGAGATAAAATCAGAATTAGATAATTTATCAAAACTAAAAAAGCAAATATTAGATTACATGCTTGTTTTCGAGTTTAATTATGTCTTAATTGATCACAAACACGAGAAAAATGCTATTGCTTTGTTACCTCAAAATGCGGGTATTTTGATTTACAAAGATAGTCGATCTATAATTTTAAGAAAGGCAACCTTAAATAATCACATTTTACCTAAGTGCCAATTGGATTTATTAACAAAAAAGGAATTAATAATGAATTTTCCTGATTGTGACGGAGTTACAACGAATATTTTACAAGCGCATAGTGCATTAGAAATTAATTCGTTATTCAAGAAAATCTTGAAAACCCGTTATAGGCATAGATGGGATTTTTTATGTAAAAATTCGAATGCTATCTTCCCGATCGATGTTCAGTTTTTCTTCAATACAAATATTCATCCGTCAATTATTTACAGTAATTAG
- a CDS encoding toll/interleukin-1 receptor domain-containing protein: MKVFISWSGPLSQRIGETFKDWLPAVLQAVKPYFTPSDIEKGSRWSSNIAKELEECKIGIFIFTKENLDSQWMMFEAGALSKTLDTSKVCPILFGLDNSDFKGPLTQFQTSQFNKLDVKKLLRTINNSLSDQKLEDKILDEVFELWWQKLDQKILKILEENKVENTSLRDDRELLEEVLAIVRFTAKHTSTEKKLSTPKINYDIDIFEGLVNSFVLSTQNIFDLDWEHTKSCLDSGSIQSYIDPRGNFLEPNVEDEGSNWGNRVGFLESFRKLERFMQDYDIVKRDDSDLPF; the protein is encoded by the coding sequence ATGAAAGTTTTTATAAGTTGGTCAGGACCATTAAGTCAAAGAATTGGTGAGACTTTTAAGGATTGGTTACCAGCGGTTTTACAAGCAGTTAAGCCATATTTCACACCTTCAGACATTGAAAAAGGTAGTCGTTGGAGTTCTAATATCGCAAAGGAATTGGAAGAATGTAAAATTGGGATTTTTATTTTTACAAAAGAAAATTTAGATAGCCAATGGATGATGTTTGAAGCCGGTGCTCTTTCTAAGACACTTGACACCTCAAAAGTTTGCCCAATACTTTTTGGTCTTGATAACTCAGATTTTAAGGGACCATTAACTCAATTTCAAACTTCTCAATTCAATAAGCTTGATGTAAAAAAACTTCTGAGGACAATAAACAATAGCCTTAGTGACCAAAAACTTGAGGATAAGATTTTAGATGAAGTATTTGAATTATGGTGGCAGAAACTTGATCAAAAAATACTAAAGATTCTTGAAGAAAACAAGGTTGAGAACACCTCATTACGCGATGATAGAGAATTATTAGAAGAGGTCTTAGCAATCGTTAGGTTTACAGCAAAACACACTTCAACAGAAAAAAAATTATCAACTCCAAAAATAAACTATGACATAGATATATTTGAGGGTCTTGTAAATTCCTTTGTATTATCAACACAAAATATTTTTGATTTGGATTGGGAACATACTAAATCTTGTCTTGATTCTGGGTCGATCCAATCTTATATTGATCCAAGAGGAAATTTCCTTGAACCAAATGTTGAAGATGAAGGAAGTAATTGGGGAAATAGAGTGGGTTTTTTAGAATCATTTCGAAAATTGGAAAGATTTATGCAGGATTACGACATAGTAAAAAGAGATGATTCAGATCTCCCTTTTTAG
- a CDS encoding toll/interleukin-1 receptor domain-containing protein, with the protein MKIFVSHALIDHELINSIKKTLEPHGIALLVAEHYEDLQRTITEKIENMIKTSDIALILLTENGFNSNFVQQEIGYIKSLNKPYLQIVQVGIDKKITGFNFGKGYILYDPNQPQKALENMSRSLLMY; encoded by the coding sequence ATGAAAATTTTTGTAAGTCATGCTTTAATTGACCATGAGCTTATAAATAGCATTAAGAAAACTCTTGAACCTCATGGAATTGCATTACTTGTTGCAGAGCACTATGAAGACCTGCAAAGAACAATTACAGAGAAGATCGAAAATATGATTAAGACAAGTGATATTGCTTTAATCCTGTTAACTGAAAACGGGTTCAATTCAAATTTTGTCCAGCAAGAAATTGGCTACATTAAATCACTCAACAAACCCTACCTGCAAATTGTACAAGTGGGGATTGACAAAAAAATTACAGGTTTTAACTTTGGGAAAGGATACATTTTGTATGATCCAAATCAACCTCAGAAAGCTTTAGAAAACATGAGTCGTTCACTTTTGATGTACTGA
- a CDS encoding helix-turn-helix domain-containing protein, with translation METLKYKIIKSKKQYNEYCNQLEEILNSRSKSKAVNEEIELLNLLIEKWDSEHNSFHDLDPVQLLKSLMEDHNIKPISLAELLGVSKGLVSDILNYKKGLSKDIIRKLSDTFKLSHEAFNRHYDLIASINGKHTHSKAATSRRRIAV, from the coding sequence ATGGAAACTTTGAAATATAAAATCATCAAAAGCAAGAAGCAATACAATGAGTATTGCAATCAACTTGAAGAAATTCTAAACAGCCGCAGCAAATCAAAAGCGGTGAATGAGGAAATAGAATTGCTGAATTTGCTCATTGAGAAATGGGATAGTGAACACAATTCATTTCACGACTTGGACCCAGTTCAACTTTTGAAATCTTTGATGGAAGACCATAACATCAAGCCAATTTCATTGGCTGAATTGTTAGGAGTTAGCAAAGGTTTGGTTTCTGATATTCTGAATTACAAAAAAGGATTGAGCAAAGACATCATCAGAAAACTCTCTGACACTTTCAAACTTTCTCACGAAGCATTCAACAGACATTATGATTTGATTGCTTCAATCAACGGCAAACACACTCATTCAAAAGCTGCAACTTCAAGAAGAAGAATTGCGGTTTAA